One window from the genome of Mumia sp. ZJ1417 encodes:
- a CDS encoding BTAD domain-containing putative transcriptional regulator — protein sequence MQVQLLGPVTVVLDGERVDLGGPRNRALVARLALAAPHPVATQVLVDDLWGDTPPRHAHNALQSVVSRARARLPEGALASNGTGYRLAVVAEDVDAYRFDRLARAGRGREALAVWTGRALEGLEDVPFAGPAAAALEERRLAVHEESLESEVTSGRYDAAGVVAELTALVDAHPYRERLWTALMRVLAATGRTADALAAYERMRTGLVDDLGLDPSPAARELHRAMLAGDVTGPAPAATRVRTNLRTALTSFVGRDAAVAELAQLVASHRLVTLVGPGGAGKTRLAVETATGIASAYPDGTWMVELASVTDPADILDALVGALDLREVVVLDRPTERRGDDRTRLVEALAGRRVVLVADNCEHLVADVAVIVEVLLQALPELRVIATSREPLDLLGEVVLPVVSLDVPGGESTPREALEHSAVDLFVQRAQAACPGFVLDDATLPAALEICRRLDGQPLALELAAARLRSLTAPQIAARLGDRFRLLTGGSRTALPRHRTLRAVVEWSWDLLDEDERRLAERLAVFPAGISVPAAAAIAGTDAASALDLLTALADKSLLTPVADNLGEPRFRMLETLREYGADRLVERGVADGVRRDHLAYFRRLAHDLEPQLRRADQLDALAVLDDERGNLLTALAYAVDTGDGESAAWLTADLAWYFSLRGQHDEIAELAGRVLAMHGTLPATPELVCVAMRLVAVLDEPAPTSDRVALSERIAELRRDPELDRESPTITLILLTDDLFARFGSGADAGRCDVGGVDLSAGLEHPDPWVRSATRFLRLAWQDNAGAATAGDHDDLADALDGFREVGDRWGQAMGESTVASAYERAGRFGDARTHLHAAAALMSALGADRDALQLRTRRAALSLILAHAPDEVEALRRELEDAAQEARRAGYRDTELYARVAQVELERCGGDPETARRLATTLVAQVDAVPFQAPQFRAIVLSTAVIAVLPYDEALSRTWLGRAAAEARRSHDMPIAAIVATAAAVLTAHGGRHELAARQLGAARQIRGAEDLGNVTAARLAPELIAALGHDRYEAAFAEGAALSRDDALDLALPE from the coding sequence GTGCAGGTTCAGCTTCTCGGCCCGGTCACGGTCGTCCTCGACGGTGAGCGGGTCGATCTCGGGGGGCCGCGCAACCGCGCGCTCGTCGCCCGGCTCGCCCTCGCAGCGCCCCACCCGGTCGCGACGCAGGTCCTCGTCGACGACCTCTGGGGCGACACGCCTCCACGCCACGCGCACAACGCGCTGCAGTCCGTCGTCTCGCGCGCCCGGGCCCGGCTGCCGGAGGGCGCACTGGCCTCGAACGGGACGGGCTATCGCCTCGCCGTGGTCGCGGAGGACGTCGACGCCTACCGGTTCGATCGTCTCGCCCGTGCAGGGCGGGGGCGCGAGGCGCTGGCGGTGTGGACCGGGCGTGCGCTCGAAGGGCTCGAGGACGTGCCGTTCGCAGGCCCGGCGGCGGCCGCGCTCGAAGAGCGCAGGCTCGCCGTCCACGAGGAGAGTCTCGAGTCGGAGGTCACGAGCGGTCGGTACGACGCGGCGGGCGTCGTCGCCGAGCTGACGGCGCTCGTCGACGCCCACCCGTACCGGGAGCGGCTCTGGACGGCGCTCATGCGGGTGCTCGCCGCGACCGGCCGCACCGCCGACGCGCTCGCGGCGTACGAGCGGATGCGTACCGGTCTGGTCGACGACCTGGGGCTGGACCCGTCCCCTGCGGCACGGGAGCTCCATCGCGCCATGCTCGCCGGCGACGTCACCGGGCCTGCGCCGGCGGCGACCCGCGTACGGACGAACCTGCGGACCGCCTTGACCAGCTTCGTCGGACGTGACGCGGCTGTCGCCGAGCTCGCGCAGCTCGTTGCGTCGCACCGCCTCGTCACCCTCGTCGGGCCCGGGGGAGCCGGCAAGACCCGCCTCGCGGTCGAGACGGCGACAGGGATCGCCTCGGCCTACCCCGACGGCACCTGGATGGTCGAACTCGCCTCCGTGACCGATCCTGCCGACATCCTCGACGCCCTGGTCGGTGCGCTCGACCTCCGCGAGGTGGTCGTGCTCGACCGGCCGACCGAGCGGCGCGGTGACGACCGCACGCGTCTGGTCGAGGCGTTGGCGGGACGGCGCGTGGTGCTTGTCGCCGACAACTGCGAGCACCTCGTCGCGGACGTCGCTGTCATCGTGGAGGTCCTCCTCCAGGCGTTGCCGGAGCTGCGGGTGATCGCGACCAGCCGAGAGCCGCTCGACCTGCTGGGCGAGGTCGTGCTCCCGGTGGTCTCGCTCGACGTCCCCGGGGGCGAGTCCACTCCACGCGAGGCGCTGGAGCACAGCGCGGTCGACCTGTTCGTCCAGCGCGCGCAGGCGGCGTGCCCGGGGTTCGTGCTCGACGACGCGACGCTGCCGGCGGCGCTCGAGATCTGCCGACGCCTCGACGGGCAGCCGCTCGCGCTCGAGCTCGCTGCCGCCCGGCTGCGCAGCCTCACCGCGCCGCAGATCGCCGCAAGACTCGGCGACCGGTTCCGGCTGCTCACCGGCGGAAGCCGTACGGCACTGCCCCGGCACCGGACGTTGCGGGCGGTCGTCGAGTGGAGCTGGGACCTCCTCGACGAGGACGAGCGCAGGCTCGCCGAACGGCTTGCGGTCTTCCCTGCAGGCATCTCCGTCCCTGCCGCGGCCGCGATCGCCGGGACAGATGCGGCCAGCGCCCTCGACCTGCTCACGGCCCTCGCCGACAAGTCGCTCCTTACCCCCGTCGCGGACAACCTCGGCGAACCGCGGTTCCGGATGCTGGAGACGCTGCGGGAGTACGGCGCCGACCGCCTCGTGGAACGCGGCGTGGCCGACGGCGTCCGGCGTGACCACCTCGCGTACTTCCGCCGCCTCGCCCACGACCTGGAGCCGCAGCTGCGCCGGGCCGACCAGCTCGACGCGCTCGCGGTCCTCGACGACGAGCGCGGCAACCTCCTCACCGCGTTGGCGTACGCCGTCGACACCGGGGACGGCGAGTCTGCGGCCTGGCTCACGGCCGACCTCGCGTGGTACTTCTCGCTGCGCGGCCAGCACGACGAGATCGCCGAGCTCGCCGGTCGCGTGCTCGCGATGCACGGGACGTTGCCGGCCACGCCGGAGCTGGTGTGCGTGGCGATGCGTCTCGTCGCCGTGCTGGACGAGCCGGCGCCGACGAGCGACCGCGTCGCTCTGTCGGAGCGGATCGCTGAGCTGCGGCGCGACCCGGAGCTGGACCGCGAGTCGCCGACCATCACCCTCATCCTGCTCACGGACGATCTGTTCGCGCGGTTCGGGTCCGGTGCGGATGCGGGCAGGTGCGACGTGGGCGGCGTCGACCTGTCCGCAGGGCTCGAGCACCCGGACCCGTGGGTGCGCTCGGCCACGCGGTTTCTCAGGCTCGCCTGGCAGGACAATGCCGGCGCCGCCACCGCCGGTGACCACGACGACCTCGCCGACGCGCTCGACGGGTTCCGTGAGGTCGGCGACCGCTGGGGGCAGGCGATGGGGGAGTCCACCGTCGCTTCGGCGTACGAGCGTGCGGGACGCTTCGGCGACGCGCGAACTCACCTGCACGCGGCCGCCGCACTGATGAGTGCGCTCGGCGCGGACCGCGACGCGCTCCAGCTTCGGACGCGCCGAGCCGCCCTGTCGCTCATCCTCGCGCACGCGCCCGACGAGGTGGAAGCGCTCCGGCGCGAGCTGGAGGATGCCGCGCAGGAGGCGAGACGGGCGGGCTATCGCGACACCGAGCTGTACGCGCGCGTGGCTCAGGTGGAGCTCGAGCGCTGCGGCGGGGACCCTGAGACCGCGCGGCGCCTCGCGACCACGTTGGTCGCCCAGGTCGACGCCGTACCGTTCCAGGCCCCGCAGTTCCGCGCGATCGTCCTCAGCACCGCGGTGATCGCGGTCCTGCCGTACGACGAGGCTCTCTCACGCACGTGGCTCGGTCGCGCTGCCGCAGAAGCCCGGCGCTCGCACGACATGCCGATCGCTGCGATCGTGGCGACAGCGGCGGCGGTGCTCACCGCGCACGGCGGACGCCACGAGCTCGCCGCACGCCAGCTTGGTGCGGCGCGTCAGATCCGTGGCGCCGAGGACCTCGGCAACGTCACTGCGGCCAGGCTCGCCCCGGAGCTGATCGCCGCTCTCGGCCACGATCGTTACGAAGCGGCGTTCGCCGAGGGCGCCGCGCTCTCACGCGACGACGCCCTCGACCTCGCCCTGCCGGAGTGA